In Bacteroidota bacterium, the sequence GATTACTTTATTCTTCATAATATCATAAGCCGATACTTTGTTTGCTTCAAGAATTTGAAGGTTCGGTAAATTACGTCCCGATTTATATACAATGCTATCGGTTTTTGATAACAAGAGTAAGGTTTTAGTATCATCCAATTTCAGAGCTTTTAAAATTGAAACTATGTCTTTAGTTTTCGGAGATTCGAATGAAAAGTCTTCGACTATTTTAACATCCGATTCTTTTACGCGATAACTTAGAGCCGATTTTCTGGCTAATTTATTTACTTTCTCTGGTAACGACATTGAATAATCGCGAGGCACCGGTCCGAAAATTGTGCCGCCACCCTTCCATAATGGAGATCGGGAGGAACCGCTACGAGCACGTCCGGTTTTTTTCTGCTTGTAAGGTTTTTTACCGCCACCGCTTACTTCAGCAACTGTCTTTGTTTTATGCGTTCCTTGACGTTGATTAGCTAAGTAAACTCGAACAGCTTGATATATTGCGTGATCGTTTGGTGCAATCTCGAAAACATCAGGAGACAGTGTAATCTTCTCGCCAGTCAATGTTCCATCTTTTTTGTAAACTTCTAATTCCATTTTCTATTTCAATTTTTTTTGAATTTCTACATACGCATTTATATGACCGGGAACGCAACCTTTTATCAGGAGCAAATTTGATTCACTGATAATTTTAACAACTGTTAAGTTTTGGACAGTTGTTTGAGTATTACCCATTCTGCCAGCCATACGTTGACCTTTGAATACTCTCGAAGGATACGAACTACCGCCAATGGATCCCGGAGCGCGAACACGATCGCTTTGTCCGTGTGTCTTCGAACCACCTCCGAAATGATGACGTTTAACAACGCCTTGAAAACCTCTTCCTTTTGATTTACCAGTTACAGAAACGAGATCCCCGGCAGAAAAAATAGCTTCTGCTTTTATCTCATCACCCAATTTAATATTGGAGATATCGAATCCGTTGAATTCCTTTACCAAACGTTTGGGAGTAACCCCGGAACGATTGAAATGGCCTATTAAAGGTTTGGTTACAAGACGAGCTTTCTTATCCTCGAAACCAATTTGTACAGCTTCATATCCATCGATTTCTTTGGTTTTAATTTGAGTAACAAAACAAGGTCCTGCTTCAATGATGGTGCAGGGGATAACAATTCCCTGTTCATCAAATATACTCGTCATTCCTATTTTTTTTCCTAACAATCCAGTCATTTTGCGTTTTTTTTATTCAGTATCTAATTTTAAAGAAAGAGTTACACTTTAATTTCTACATCTACACCTGCGGGCAACTCTAATTTCATGAGCGATTCTACAGTTCGTGATGTTGAGTTTAAAATATCAATTAATCGTTTATGAGTTCGAGTTTCAAATTGCTCTCGCGATTTTTTATCAACGTGAGGCGAACGTAATACCGTAACAACTGTCCGTTTGGTCGGCAACGGGATCGGTCCTGAAACAATAGCACCGGTCTGTTTTACTGTTTTAATAATTTTTTCAGCCGACTTATCGATTAAATTATGATCGTAAGACTTTAATTTTATACGTATTTTTTCTCCTGGCACCTGTAACTCCTAAAACTTCATGTTTGTTATTGTTTTTATTATGCAATTATTTTGGTTACTACACCGGCACCGACAGTATGACCGCCTTCGCGAATAGCAAAGCGAAGACCTTCTTCCATAGCGATGGTGGTAATTAATTCGATGTCTAAATTATCTACGTTATCACCTGGCATAATCATTTCGATTCCTGCCGGTAAGTGTGCGATTCCAGTAACGTCGGTTGTACGGAAATAGAATTGCGGACGATATCCGGTAAAGAATGGTGTATGACGACCGCCTTCTTCTTTTTTCAGTACGTAAACCTGAGCATTAAATTTTTTGTGTGGTGTAATAGAACCGGGTTTTGCACAAACCATTCCGCGTTCCAATTCAGTTTTATCGACACCGCGCAATAACAGACCTACGTTATCGCCAGCCATACCTTGGTCAAGTTCTTTGCGAAACATTTCAACGCCGGTAACTACAGCTTTTTTATGAGCATCTAGACCGATAATTTCGATTTCTTCACCGACATTAACTTTGCCACGTTCGATTCTTCCGGTACCTACTGTTCCGCGTCCTGTAATTGAGAACACGTCTTCAACAGGCATCAAGAATGGTTTATCGACATCGCGCTGAGGAACTGGGATGTATGTATCAACGGCATCCATTAATTTAGCGATGCATTCAAACGCCGGGTCATCGCTTTTTGAATCCGGTCTGATAGCTGCTTCCATTGCCTTTAAAGCAGAACCCTGAATAATCGGTATTTCATCACCGGGGAATTCGTACTGCTTCAATAAATCTCTCAACTCAAGTTCAACGAGTTCTAATAATTCCGGATCGTCAACTGCATCTACTTTATTCATAAATACAACTATTTTGGGAACACCTACTTGACGAGCAAGAAGAATGTGTTCGCGTGTTTGAGGCATCGGACCATCGGTAGCTGCAACAACGAGGATTGCACCGTCCATTTGAGCTGCACCAGTGATCATATTTTTGATGTAGTCAGCGTGACCGGGACAGTCAACGTGAGCATAGTGTCGCTTAGCGGTTGAGTATTCTACGTGTGCAGTTGCGATTGTAATACCACGTTCGCGTTCTTCCGGGGCATTATCAATTGAATCGAATGTTCTAATAGCCGACAATCCCTTTTTTGCTAAAACCATCGTAATAGCAGCAGTTAGGGTTGTCTTTCCGTGGTCAACGTGTCCTATCGTTCCAATGTTGACATGGGGTTTGTCCCTCGTAAACTTTTCTTTTGCCATTTCGTTTCTCCTATTTAAATTGGGTGTTTATTTTTTAATTACTTATTAATCTATTATTTATGCTACTTTTGTTTGTTTACCAGTAAGTTTTTCAACAATCTGATCTGAAATCGCTTTTGGTACGTTCTCGTAATGCGAAAATTGCATCGTGAATAAAGCTCTGCCTTGTGTTAGCGAACGTAAATTCGTAGCGTATCCGAACATATCCGATAGAGGTACAAACGCTTTAATTACCTGAACTTCTTTACGCGAATTCATACCTTCGATTTTTCCGCGGCGCGAACTCAAATCGCCTAATACGTCGCCAATGTAATCTTCTGGAACTACTACTTCAACAGCCATTATTGGTTCTAAAATTACAGGGTTTGCTTTGCGAGCTGCTTCACGGAAACCCATAGATCCAGCGATTTTAAATGACATTTCGTCAGAATCGACTTCATGGTATGAACCATAAAATAGCCGTACTTTAACATCAACAACCGGATATCCTGCTAAAATACCGTTTTTCATTTGTTCAGCAATACCGGCCTGAACTGCAGGTATAAATTCTTTTGGTATAACCCCACCTCTAATATCGTCAACAAATTCGAAGCCTTTACCTTTTTCGTTAGGTTCTATTTCGATTTCTACGTGAGCAAA encodes:
- the rplD gene encoding 50S ribosomal protein L4; this translates as MELEVYKKDGTLTGEKITLSPDVFEIAPNDHAIYQAVRVYLANQRQGTHKTKTVAEVSGGGKKPYKQKKTGRARSGSSRSPLWKGGGTIFGPVPRDYSMSLPEKVNKLARKSALSYRVKESDVKIVEDFSFESPKTKDIVSILKALKLDDTKTLLLLSKTDSIVYKSGRNLPNLQILEANKVSAYDIMKNKVILFQKSAVEVIEKIF
- the rplC gene encoding 50S ribosomal protein L3, with the protein product MTGLLGKKIGMTSIFDEQGIVIPCTIIEAGPCFVTQIKTKEIDGYEAVQIGFEDKKARLVTKPLIGHFNRSGVTPKRLVKEFNGFDISNIKLGDEIKAEAIFSAGDLVSVTGKSKGRGFQGVVKRHHFGGGSKTHGQSDRVRAPGSIGGSSYPSRVFKGQRMAGRMGNTQTTVQNLTVVKIISESNLLLIKGCVPGHINAYVEIQKKLK
- the rpsJ gene encoding 30S ribosomal protein S10, encoding MPGEKIRIKLKSYDHNLIDKSAEKIIKTVKQTGAIVSGPIPLPTKRTVVTVLRSPHVDKKSREQFETRTHKRLIDILNSTSRTVESLMKLELPAGVDVEIKV
- the tuf gene encoding elongation factor Tu, producing MAKEKFTRDKPHVNIGTIGHVDHGKTTLTAAITMVLAKKGLSAIRTFDSIDNAPEERERGITIATAHVEYSTAKRHYAHVDCPGHADYIKNMITGAAQMDGAILVVAATDGPMPQTREHILLARQVGVPKIVVFMNKVDAVDDPELLELVELELRDLLKQYEFPGDEIPIIQGSALKAMEAAIRPDSKSDDPAFECIAKLMDAVDTYIPVPQRDVDKPFLMPVEDVFSITGRGTVGTGRIERGKVNVGEEIEIIGLDAHKKAVVTGVEMFRKELDQGMAGDNVGLLLRGVDKTELERGMVCAKPGSITPHKKFNAQVYVLKKEEGGRHTPFFTGYRPQFYFRTTDVTGIAHLPAGIEMIMPGDNVDNLDIELITTIAMEEGLRFAIREGGHTVGAGVVTKIIA